The following are encoded together in the Poseidonibacter lekithochrous genome:
- a CDS encoding NADH-quinone oxidoreductase subunit N: MSEFIYLIPALTVLTGALVLMFMSMYESFTVKNFIVVSCIFLFIAFGFSLSQIGEAYSVQPYNDLLNNVLIFDSFSNFFNILLIAGTILTLLIGEHYFQHREYFKGEFFSILLFALFGMMVLGYSNELVTAYIALEIASFAVYIMVGYNTEDSKRVEAIFKYLVLGSFIGAFYLLGVVLVYGASATTNLSELSVFINSASDDQMILVYIGLTLILFTFLFKIAAFPFQSWVLDVYRGAPMVVTAYMASTFKIAIFSFFLRAFLQDFGLTLDFWDTIISVIIVFTLVFGTWLAVTQKIVKRMLAASSIVHTGYLLLAFIALSYKDGQIVNIESAYATMFYLIAYLLSALGAFGLASHIISETNVRVTYDDFKGLAKERPFLAAMMTIFLFSLAGIPSTIGFIGKFYVFTEAINAGYAGLTVLAVFATIVSVYYYFKLIAVMYFYPTKQECISVEFNDKRVSTYAIAFVAILTVLGGVGSAIVFFIPALNIDQIIILAQTAVQSLFIK, from the coding sequence ATGAGTGAATTTATATATTTAATTCCAGCATTAACTGTATTAACAGGTGCATTAGTACTTATGTTTATGAGTATGTACGAAAGTTTTACAGTTAAAAACTTTATTGTTGTTTCTTGTATTTTCTTATTTATTGCATTTGGATTTTCATTATCACAAATTGGTGAAGCATATTCTGTTCAACCATATAATGATTTATTAAATAATGTATTAATATTTGATTCTTTTTCAAACTTCTTTAATATTTTACTAATAGCAGGAACAATATTAACACTATTAATTGGTGAACATTACTTCCAACATAGAGAATACTTTAAAGGTGAATTTTTCTCAATTTTATTATTTGCACTATTTGGAATGATGGTATTAGGATATTCAAACGAATTAGTAACAGCATATATTGCTCTTGAAATTGCTTCTTTTGCAGTTTATATTATGGTTGGATACAACACTGAAGACTCAAAAAGAGTTGAAGCAATATTTAAATATCTAGTATTAGGTTCATTTATTGGAGCATTTTACTTATTAGGTGTTGTTTTAGTTTATGGAGCATCTGCTACTACAAACTTAAGTGAATTATCTGTATTTATTAATTCTGCATCTGATGACCAAATGATTTTAGTGTACATAGGGTTAACATTAATTCTATTTACATTCCTATTTAAAATTGCAGCATTTCCATTCCAATCTTGGGTACTTGATGTATATAGAGGTGCACCTATGGTTGTTACTGCGTATATGGCATCAACATTTAAAATTGCTATATTCTCATTTTTCCTTAGAGCATTTTTACAAGACTTCGGATTAACTCTTGATTTCTGGGATACAATTATTTCAGTAATTATTGTATTTACTTTAGTATTTGGTACATGGTTAGCAGTAACACAAAAAATTGTAAAAAGAATGCTTGCAGCTTCTTCAATTGTGCACACTGGTTACTTATTATTAGCATTCATCGCATTAAGTTACAAAGATGGACAAATTGTAAATATTGAATCTGCTTATGCAACAATGTTCTATTTAATTGCATACCTTTTATCTGCTCTTGGAGCATTTGGTCTTGCATCTCATATTATTTCAGAAACAAATGTAAGAGTTACATATGACGATTTCAAAGGTTTAGCAAAAGAGAGACCATTCTTAGCTGCAATGATGACAATATTCTTATTCTCATTAGCAGGGATTCCTTCAACTATTGGATTCATTGGTAAATTTTATGTATTCACTGAAGCAATTAACGCTGGATATGCAGGATTAACTGTATTGGCTGTATTTGCAACAATTGTATCAGTTTACTACTACTTTAAACTAATTGCAGTTATGTATTTTTATCCAACAAAACAAGAATGTATATCTGTAGAATTTAATGATAAGAGAGTTTCAACTTATGCAATTGCATTTGTTGCAATCTTGACTGTTTTAGGTGGGGTTGGATCTGCAATTGTATTCTTTATCCCTGCATTAAATATTGACCAAATTATTATACTTGCTCAAACAGCAGTACAATCTTTATTTATAAAATAG
- a CDS encoding GNAT family N-acetyltransferase yields MNILNTNRLILRKLSKDDFHTLYEKIFSDYEVVENTFGSTMFSQEETYEFLLENGNFDSKVGLSVLEEKETNSIIGIGGVLPCRYLDEDDYEIGFILEKKSWGKGYAKEIGSAQIEQIKNDLKKDRAIAVVAPINKASIKSLENLGFIYEKTTVIPRGERLVYSLCLK; encoded by the coding sequence ATGAATATTTTAAATACAAACAGATTAATTTTACGTAAGCTTTCAAAGGATGATTTTCATACTTTATATGAAAAGATTTTTTCTGATTATGAAGTTGTTGAAAATACTTTTGGTTCTACTATGTTTTCACAAGAAGAGACTTACGAATTTTTATTAGAAAATGGAAACTTTGATTCAAAGGTTGGACTATCAGTTCTTGAAGAAAAAGAGACTAATTCTATTATTGGAATTGGTGGAGTTTTACCTTGCAGATATCTGGATGAAGATGATTATGAAATAGGTTTTATCCTAGAAAAAAAATCTTGGGGTAAAGGTTATGCAAAAGAGATTGGTTCTGCTCAGATTGAACAAATAAAAAATGATTTGAAAAAAGATAGAGCAATAGCAGTTGTAGCGCCTATTAATAAAGCCTCAATAAAATCTTTGGAAAACTTAGGTTTTATATATGAAAAAACTACTGTAATACCAAGAGGTGAGAGATTAGTTTACTCTTTATGTCTAAAATAA
- a CDS encoding fumarate reductase cytochrome b subunit, translating to MSDLIEGYLGKTVEGKKSRLPAKLDYLQSATGGFLALFMWGHMLLVSSILISNDFMYTITKLLEASFIFEGGNPLLVTIAAVVVFVIFIAHAGLGMRKLPGNFKQYQVMKAHAKHMNHDDTKLWFTQAGTGFAMFFLGSVHLYIIATNSDAIGPYASADRIWSEWMWPLYILLLIAVELHGTIGLYRLSVKWGWFDGDNPRENRKKLKQVKWGLTVFFLALGFASLAAYMKIGMDHADKAGERYVPTAKVMEYKMTNKTSGRIA from the coding sequence ATGAGTGACCTAATAGAAGGTTATTTAGGTAAGACGGTTGAGGGAAAGAAAAGTAGGCTACCTGCTAAACTAGATTATCTACAAAGTGCGACTGGTGGTTTTTTAGCGCTATTTATGTGGGGGCATATGTTATTAGTATCTTCGATATTAATTTCTAATGACTTTATGTACACTATTACTAAGCTTTTAGAAGCTAGTTTTATTTTTGAGGGAGGAAATCCTTTATTAGTAACAATTGCTGCGGTTGTTGTGTTCGTAATTTTTATAGCACATGCTGGTCTTGGAATGAGAAAACTTCCTGGTAACTTCAAACAATATCAAGTAATGAAAGCTCATGCTAAACACATGAATCACGATGACACTAAGTTATGGTTTACACAAGCAGGAACTGGTTTTGCTATGTTCTTCTTAGGTTCTGTACACTTATACATTATTGCAACTAATTCTGATGCAATTGGTCCATATGCTTCTGCTGACAGAATCTGGTCTGAGTGGATGTGGCCATTATACATCTTATTATTAATAGCTGTTGAATTACATGGAACAATTGGTCTTTACAGATTAAGTGTTAAATGGGGATGGTTCGATGGTGATAATCCAAGAGAAAATAGAAAAAAACTTAAACAAGTTAAATGGGGACTTACTGTGTTCTTCCTTGCATTAGGATTTGCATCTTTAGCTGCATACATGAAAATTGGTATGGATCACGCTGATAAAGCTGGTGAAAGATATGTACCAACTGCAAAAGTAATGGAATACAAAATGACAAATAAAACTTCTGGGAGAATTGCATAA
- a CDS encoding dynamin family protein: MSLANDYFLLYHGITFEQDLDVEPIDTNITETTFSIYALVLSATRKDYEKFLPLTSFKTFCQQLNVKTPSNIAELNHLQHNIVECIETNQAKSHVDTLHDSFDYLKENKILNMENYDKLISLFDHQELNLVDEIDMPAQVVEDDENKSSFKELKSTLEDVINELKEESSNEKIIEDLDETSNYLNNQKFSIGITGVMNAGKSTMLNALMGREILGSAVVPETANLTIVKHNPTENAKVFYWNKGEWDRIVKSADELESMRDYVNETNKIFGSELNSYIKPESRYDEVDINDLSSYTSAEASGKKCNLVKYVELGSNLDFLSDGIEIVDTPGLDDPVIQREEITKEYISACDMMLHLMNVSQSATLKDVEFIIDALLYQNISKLLVVITRADTVSKEQLDEVIKYTKSSIEKQLKAQNKDSQLDYILKTIKFIPISGKMALLHRTGREQEALDAGFTIEDTGILEIESYLNETLFGSNSQKGELIIQSGKSQVIKTIEKEAQSLNYELKLLSKSKEELEVELEEFNKKKAVNDRIFLAMKEDIIYYKSDAKNYIESLETFVESELIELQNVIKQRVVSDVRYSFEKTKKRPENSRIKVIVETAIKDGIIDVIRDYRYKFIKKSQTIGEQCEQKYHDFGFSIGHKNDNFDARGFFQDDFKAGFLTGNNEVLINQVTTAVSKSKANKINELDREIESFIKDQFKSIEEDIKSKANKVSNILIESFFATLNAPLQAFEQKMLNDEEILQKQIGSFEQNNENRASMSIDIHKKIKKLDTVISNVKGLN, translated from the coding sequence ATGAGCTTAGCAAACGACTACTTTTTACTATATCATGGGATTACATTTGAACAAGATTTAGATGTTGAACCAATTGATACAAATATCACAGAAACTACATTTTCAATTTACGCATTAGTTTTAAGTGCCACTAGAAAAGATTATGAAAAATTCTTGCCGCTTACATCTTTTAAAACATTTTGTCAACAGCTTAATGTAAAAACACCAAGTAATATTGCTGAGTTAAATCACTTACAACATAATATTGTTGAGTGTATTGAGACAAATCAAGCAAAATCACATGTTGATACTTTACATGATTCTTTTGACTATTTAAAAGAAAATAAGATATTAAATATGGAAAACTATGATAAATTAATTTCATTATTTGATCATCAAGAACTTAACTTAGTTGATGAAATTGACATGCCTGCACAAGTTGTTGAAGATGATGAAAACAAGTCATCATTCAAAGAATTAAAATCTACATTAGAAGATGTTATCAATGAATTAAAAGAAGAATCTTCAAATGAAAAGATTATTGAAGACTTAGATGAAACAAGTAACTATTTAAATAATCAAAAATTCTCAATTGGTATTACGGGTGTTATGAATGCTGGTAAATCGACAATGCTAAATGCCCTAATGGGAAGAGAAATTTTAGGTTCAGCTGTTGTTCCTGAAACTGCAAACTTAACAATTGTAAAACATAATCCAACTGAAAATGCAAAAGTATTTTACTGGAACAAAGGTGAATGGGATAGAATTGTAAAATCAGCAGATGAACTAGAATCTATGAGAGATTATGTTAATGAAACTAATAAAATCTTTGGAAGTGAATTAAACTCATACATCAAACCTGAGTCAAGATATGATGAAGTTGATATTAATGATTTATCTTCATACACATCAGCAGAAGCTAGTGGAAAAAAATGTAACTTAGTTAAATATGTTGAATTAGGTTCAAACTTAGATTTCTTATCAGATGGAATTGAAATAGTTGATACTCCGGGATTAGATGACCCTGTTATTCAAAGAGAAGAAATTACAAAAGAGTATATCTCAGCTTGTGATATGATGCTTCACTTAATGAACGTATCTCAAAGTGCTACATTAAAAGATGTTGAGTTTATTATTGATGCACTTTTATATCAAAATATTTCAAAACTATTAGTTGTAATTACAAGAGCAGATACAGTTTCTAAAGAGCAATTAGATGAAGTAATTAAATATACTAAATCATCAATTGAAAAACAATTAAAAGCACAAAATAAAGATTCTCAACTTGATTATATTCTAAAAACTATCAAGTTTATTCCTATCTCTGGGAAAATGGCTTTATTACATAGAACAGGTAGAGAACAAGAAGCCTTAGATGCTGGATTTACTATTGAAGATACTGGTATTTTAGAAATTGAAAGCTATTTAAATGAAACTTTATTTGGTTCAAATTCACAAAAAGGTGAATTGATTATTCAATCTGGAAAATCTCAAGTAATTAAAACAATAGAAAAAGAAGCTCAATCTTTAAACTATGAGTTAAAACTATTATCTAAATCTAAAGAAGAATTAGAAGTTGAATTAGAAGAGTTTAATAAGAAAAAAGCTGTAAATGATAGAATTTTTCTTGCTATGAAAGAAGATATTATTTATTATAAAAGTGATGCTAAAAACTATATTGAATCACTTGAAACATTTGTTGAAAGTGAATTAATTGAACTTCAAAATGTAATAAAACAAAGAGTTGTTTCAGATGTAAGATACTCTTTTGAAAAAACTAAAAAAAGACCTGAAAATTCTAGAATTAAAGTAATTGTTGAAACGGCAATTAAAGATGGAATTATTGATGTAATTAGAGATTATAGATATAAATTTATTAAAAAATCTCAAACAATTGGAGAACAGTGTGAGCAAAAATATCATGACTTTGGATTCTCAATTGGTCACAAAAATGATAACTTTGATGCAAGAGGTTTCTTCCAAGATGATTTTAAAGCTGGATTCTTAACAGGTAATAATGAAGTTTTAATAAATCAAGTAACAACTGCTGTATCAAAATCAAAAGCAAATAAAATAAATGAACTAGATAGAGAAATCGAATCTTTTATTAAAGATCAATTCAAAAGTATTGAAGAAGATATTAAATCAAAAGCAAATAAAGTTTCAAATATTTTAATTGAATCATTCTTTGCTACATTAAATGCACCACTTCAAGCCTTTGAACAAAAAATGTTAAATGATGAAGAAATACTTCAAAAGCAAATTGGTTCATTTGAGCAAAACAATGAAAATAGAGCTTCAATGTCAATTGATATTCATAAAAAGATTAAAAAACTAGATACAGTTATTTCTAATGTAAAAGGATTAAACTAA
- a CDS encoding fumarate reductase iron-sulfur subunit, producing MSLEKGREITISVLKFNPRSKVSKPHFVDYKLEETPGMTLFIALMKIREEYDPDLSFDFVCRAGICGSCGMVVNGKPALACRTLIANYPTGVLQLMPMPAFELIKDLSVNTGKWMDDMSKRVQSWIVTNEETDITKMEERVDPDVADETFELDRCIECGICVASCGTKLMRPDFVGPVGLNRVARFEVDPHDQRTAEDFYELIGDDDGIFGCMSLLACEDHCPKHLPLQNKIAYLRRKLVALR from the coding sequence ATGAGCTTAGAAAAAGGTAGAGAAATCACGATATCGGTTCTTAAGTTTAATCCAAGAAGTAAGGTTTCTAAACCTCACTTCGTTGATTATAAATTAGAAGAAACTCCAGGAATGACTCTTTTCATTGCATTAATGAAAATTAGAGAAGAGTACGATCCCGATTTATCATTTGACTTCGTTTGTAGAGCTGGAATCTGTGGTTCTTGTGGAATGGTAGTTAATGGTAAACCTGCACTTGCTTGTAGAACATTAATTGCTAATTACCCTACAGGTGTTTTACAATTAATGCCTATGCCAGCATTCGAATTAATCAAAGATTTATCTGTTAATACAGGTAAATGGATGGATGATATGTCTAAGAGAGTTCAATCTTGGATTGTAACTAACGAAGAAACTGATATTACTAAAATGGAAGAAAGAGTTGATCCAGATGTAGCGGATGAAACTTTCGAACTTGATAGATGTATCGAATGTGGTATTTGTGTTGCTTCTTGTGGTACAAAATTAATGAGACCTGACTTCGTTGGACCTGTTGGATTAAACAGAGTTGCAAGATTTGAAGTAGATCCTCATGATCAAAGAACTGCTGAAGACTTCTATGAGTTAATCGGTGATGATGATGGTATCTTTGGTTGTATGTCTTTACTAGCTTGTGAAGATCATTGTCCAAAACACTTACCATTACAAAACAAAATTGCTTACTTAAGAAGAAAACTAGTAGCATTAAGATAA
- a CDS encoding fumarate reductase flavoprotein subunit, whose amino-acid sequence MKINYCDALVIGGGLAGLRAAVASQKKGLNSIVLSLVPVKRSHSAAAQGGMQASLGNSKMSDGDNEDLHFADTVKGSDWGCDQDVARMFVHTAPKAIRELAGWGVPWTRVREGSREAVINAKKTTITEDADRHGLIMSRDFGGTKKWRTCYTADATGHTMLFGVANEALRQDVDIRDRKEAISLIHENNRCYGAIVRDLITGELEAYVSKGTCIATGGYGRVFKQTTNAVICEGIGAAIALETGVATLGNMEAVQFHPTPIVPSGILLTEGCRGDGGILRDVDGHRFMPDYEPEKKELASRDVVSRRMIEHIRNGKGVPSPYGEHIWLDISILGREHIEKNLRDVQEICQIFNGIDPADEGKKGWAPVLPMQHYSMGGIRTKPTGESQNLNGLFACGEAACWDMHGFNRLGGNSVSETVVAGMIIGNYFADYCLTNDVTIPTATVQKFMDKQDAYLDEILAYNGTEDIFRIKNKMQNLMDNKVGIFRDGTGLAEAVDELEDLLKKTKQINVKSKERVGNPELEEAYRVPRMLKVALCVAKGGRERTESRGAHYREDYLKRDDANWLNRTLTSWPDENDTQPTITYEELDIMTMEMPPAFRGYGAKGMIIENETSAVRQAEVDEITEKMQAEGKDRHEIQDALMPFSLPMNYREKNERAGDK is encoded by the coding sequence ATGAAAATTAATTACTGTGATGCATTAGTTATTGGTGGAGGACTAGCTGGGTTAAGAGCTGCCGTTGCTTCACAAAAAAAGGGATTAAACTCAATTGTATTATCATTAGTTCCTGTTAAAAGATCTCACTCTGCAGCTGCTCAAGGTGGTATGCAAGCATCTTTAGGTAACTCTAAAATGTCTGATGGAGATAATGAAGATTTACACTTTGCTGATACTGTAAAAGGTTCTGACTGGGGATGTGATCAAGACGTTGCAAGAATGTTCGTACATACTGCACCAAAAGCTATTAGAGAACTTGCTGGTTGGGGTGTTCCTTGGACTAGAGTTAGAGAAGGTTCAAGAGAAGCTGTAATCAATGCTAAGAAAACTACAATTACTGAAGATGCTGACAGACATGGTTTAATTATGTCTAGAGACTTTGGTGGTACTAAAAAATGGAGAACTTGTTATACTGCTGATGCAACTGGACATACTATGTTATTCGGTGTTGCTAATGAAGCTTTAAGACAAGACGTTGATATTAGAGATAGAAAAGAAGCTATTTCTTTAATTCACGAAAATAACAGATGTTACGGTGCAATCGTAAGAGATTTAATTACTGGTGAATTAGAAGCATACGTTTCTAAAGGTACATGTATCGCAACAGGTGGATATGGTAGAGTATTTAAACAAACTACTAATGCTGTAATCTGTGAAGGTATCGGTGCTGCTATCGCTTTAGAAACTGGTGTTGCTACACTTGGTAACATGGAAGCAGTACAATTTCACCCAACTCCAATTGTTCCTTCAGGTATTTTATTAACTGAAGGTTGTAGAGGTGATGGTGGAATCTTAAGAGATGTTGATGGTCATAGATTTATGCCAGATTACGAACCAGAAAAGAAAGAACTTGCTTCAAGAGACGTTGTTTCAAGAAGAATGATTGAGCACATTAGAAATGGTAAAGGTGTACCTTCTCCATACGGTGAGCATATCTGGTTAGATATTTCTATTCTAGGTAGAGAACACATTGAGAAAAACTTAAGAGATGTACAAGAAATTTGTCAAATCTTTAATGGTATTGATCCTGCTGATGAGGGTAAAAAAGGTTGGGCTCCAGTTCTTCCTATGCAACATTACTCTATGGGTGGAATTAGAACTAAACCAACTGGTGAATCTCAAAACTTAAACGGTTTATTCGCTTGTGGTGAAGCCGCTTGTTGGGATATGCATGGATTTAACAGACTTGGTGGAAACTCAGTATCTGAAACAGTTGTTGCTGGTATGATTATTGGTAACTACTTTGCAGATTATTGTTTAACTAATGATGTTACAATTCCTACTGCTACTGTTCAAAAATTCATGGATAAGCAAGATGCTTATTTAGATGAAATTTTAGCATATAACGGTACTGAAGATATCTTCAGAATTAAAAACAAAATGCAAAACCTAATGGACAACAAAGTTGGTATCTTTAGAGATGGAACTGGACTTGCTGAAGCAGTTGATGAATTAGAAGACTTATTAAAGAAAACTAAACAAATCAATGTTAAATCTAAAGAAAGAGTTGGTAACCCTGAATTAGAAGAAGCTTATAGAGTTCCAAGAATGCTTAAAGTTGCACTTTGTGTTGCTAAGGGTGGTAGAGAGAGAACTGAATCTAGAGGTGCTCACTATAGAGAAGATTACCTTAAAAGAGATGATGCAAACTGGTTAAACAGAACATTAACTTCTTGGCCAGATGAAAATGATACTCAACCTACAATTACATATGAAGAACTTGACATTATGACTATGGAAATGCCTCCAGCATTTAGAGGTTATGGTGCTAAGGGTATGATTATTGAAAATGAAACATCAGCTGTAAGACAAGCAGAAGTAGATGAAATTACTGAAAAAATGCAAGCTGAAGGTAAAGATAGACACGAAATTCAAGATGCATTAATGCCATTTAGTTTACCAATGAACTATAGAGAGAAAAATGAAAGAGCAGGAGATAAATAA
- a CDS encoding dynamin family protein, with translation MNANIKILRGFVKEFNETYSEKEVVYDDSLVGQIKKTQDKLLDEKFLPSRQLERILNKQIRRARYPMEVAITGQFSAGKSTFLNALLSRNILPTGITPVTSKVNFINYGEEYKLKITYYSGAQEYAPIEAIADFTDQRQDEMNDIKYLTLYAPMDILKDISFVDTPGLNSQSQSDTDTTRSVLRDVGGIIWLTLIDNAGKLSEAKVLEEYMEHFKDKSLCVLNQKDKFTQEQVDTTTKYVSEKFGKYFAQVTPISAKMALDSRAHQKSVLIENSVDGILKDFKKDLNENLDSTSLDFFKEKFDTFQKELVDIKYQDIASNMKLLHDSNIQDVLDFIESTIRPKAEESKEYAIKNDMKGVCDILIKEYQTIIGVYDALTSVLKSCEDDTIQAFEEIHKKYSKELFTIYNSLETIMEKIANETFKNIKRKTNIRFEESKSGFLKSEKIEKFDYETFWIDSDNVYKNLFYDDQTIDKMFKRSIKLLKNIELNTDEAFRNVYRNIKTEVEKWQEPYELIKKHREIASDLEFSNTRHFAAKVYENVLRSYHRAILENISAVRKKFAYFNGALSYSYIQTTQATIGHFEQQILESEELYKKEPSRFAIQHPREDEILTKLKANFAFEKIEDFLTSKRNYLFKVVKYSKQQYLEINEDRINFVKSKQAQYIEKIKDLEKIKEEI, from the coding sequence ATGAATGCAAATATCAAAATATTAAGAGGTTTTGTAAAAGAGTTTAATGAAACATATTCAGAAAAAGAAGTAGTTTATGATGACTCACTTGTAGGTCAAATTAAAAAAACTCAAGACAAATTATTAGATGAAAAGTTTTTACCATCTAGACAATTAGAAAGAATTCTGAATAAACAAATTAGACGTGCTAGATATCCTATGGAAGTTGCTATTACAGGACAATTCTCAGCTGGAAAATCTACATTTTTAAATGCCCTACTTTCAAGAAATATTTTACCAACTGGTATTACACCTGTTACTTCTAAAGTAAACTTTATTAATTATGGAGAAGAGTATAAACTAAAAATCACTTACTACTCTGGGGCTCAAGAATATGCTCCTATTGAAGCTATTGCTGATTTTACAGACCAAAGACAAGATGAAATGAATGATATTAAATATCTTACTTTATATGCTCCTATGGATATATTAAAAGATATTTCATTTGTTGATACTCCAGGTCTAAATTCACAATCACAAAGTGATACAGATACTACAAGAAGTGTATTAAGAGATGTGGGTGGTATTATCTGGCTTACACTTATTGATAATGCAGGTAAATTATCAGAAGCAAAAGTTCTAGAAGAATATATGGAACACTTCAAAGATAAATCTTTATGTGTGTTAAATCAAAAAGATAAATTTACACAAGAACAAGTAGATACTACTACAAAATATGTATCTGAAAAATTTGGTAAATATTTTGCACAAGTTACACCTATTTCAGCAAAAATGGCACTTGATTCAAGAGCTCATCAAAAATCAGTACTTATTGAAAATTCGGTAGATGGAATATTAAAAGATTTCAAAAAAGATTTAAATGAAAATCTTGATTCTACGTCATTAGATTTCTTCAAAGAGAAATTTGATACTTTCCAAAAAGAGTTAGTAGATATTAAATATCAAGATATTGCATCAAATATGAAGCTTTTACATGATTCTAATATTCAAGATGTTTTAGACTTTATTGAAAGCACGATTAGACCAAAAGCGGAAGAATCAAAAGAGTATGCAATTAAAAATGATATGAAAGGTGTTTGTGATATTTTAATCAAAGAATACCAAACAATCATTGGGGTTTATGATGCTTTAACATCTGTTCTTAAATCTTGTGAAGATGATACAATACAAGCCTTTGAAGAAATCCATAAAAAATATTCAAAAGAGTTATTCACTATTTATAACTCATTAGAAACAATTATGGAAAAAATTGCAAATGAAACATTCAAAAATATCAAAAGAAAAACTAATATTAGATTTGAAGAGTCAAAAAGTGGTTTCTTAAAATCTGAAAAAATAGAAAAATTTGATTATGAAACATTCTGGATTGATTCAGATAATGTATATAAAAACCTTTTCTATGATGACCAAACTATTGATAAAATGTTCAAAAGATCAATCAAACTTCTAAAAAATATTGAACTTAATACTGATGAAGCATTTAGAAATGTATATAGAAATATAAAAACAGAAGTTGAAAAATGGCAAGAACCATATGAGCTTATTAAAAAACATAGAGAAATTGCTTCTGATTTAGAGTTCTCAAATACTAGACACTTTGCTGCTAAAGTATATGAAAATGTTTTAAGATCATACCATAGAGCTATTTTAGAAAATATCTCAGCGGTGAGAAAAAAGTTTGCTTATTTTAATGGGGCATTATCTTATTCTTATATTCAAACAACACAAGCTACTATTGGACATTTTGAACAACAAATATTAGAATCAGAAGAGTTATATAAAAAAGAACCATCAAGGTTTGCAATTCAGCATCCAAGAGAAGATGAGATTCTTACTAAATTAAAAGCAAATTTTGCTTTTGAAAAAATTGAAGATTTCTTAACATCAAAAAGAAACTACTTATTCAAAGTTGTTAAATATTCTAAACAACAATATTTAGAAATAAATGAAGATAGAATTAATTTTGTAAAATCTAAACAAGCTCAATATATTGAGAAAATTAAAGATTTAGAAAAGATAAAAGAAGAGATTTAA